In the Desulfuromonas sp. DDH964 genome, GTGAACCACGACATCCTCATGTCGCGGGTCGCCCGTAAGGTCGAAGACAAGCGGGTATTGCTGCTCATCCGGCGGTACCTGCAAGCCGGAGTGCTCGAAGGCGGGCTTGTGTCGCAGAGGGTGGAAGGGACGCCGCAGGGTGGTCCCCTCTCACCTCTTCTGTCGAACATCCTGCTCGACGCGTTCGACAAGGAACTGGAGAGGCGCGGTCACGCCTTCTGCCGCTACGCCGACGACTGCAACATTTACGTGCAGACCAGGCGCAGCGGCCAAAGGGTCATGGCCAGTCTCACCCGGTTCCTGGAGGAGCGGCTGGCACTCAAGGTCAACGTCGCCAAAAGCGCCGTCGACCGTCCTTGGAAAAGGGTCTTTCTGGGTTACAGCATGACCTTTCACAAGAAACCCCGCCTCAAAGTGGCGGAGTCGAGAGTGAAGCGGTTCAAGGCCGGACTCAGGAAGGTCTGCCGACGGGGCAGGGGACGCAGTCTCGCTCAGGTCATCAAAGAAATCACCCCGAAGCTACGGGGGTGGGCCTCTTACTTCCGCCTGGCGGAGGTCAAAGGCATCTTCGAAGAACTGGACAAATGGCTGCGGCGGAAGCTGCGCTGCATTCTATGGCGACAGTGGAAGCGCCCCTATACCCGGGCCAAGAGGTTGATGCAGCGGGGATTGCCGGAAGCCCGGGCGTGGAAATCGGCCACGAACGGGCGAGGCCCCTGGTGGAACTCAGGGGCCTCGCACATGAATGAAGCGTATCCGACATCCTTCTTTCGCTACTTGGGGTTGATCCGCTTGACCGATCAGCACCGCCGCTTTCAGAGCGCCTTGTGAACCGCCGTGTACGGAACCGTACGCACGGTGGTGTGGGAGGACGGCGGGGGCGACCCCGCCTCCTACCCGATCTGGCGGCTGGCGCAGGGGGGCGGGCGTGATTTCTCAGCCGGTGAAAAACTGACGGCGGATCTTCTCTTCGAGGGCGAGTGCTGCGCTCAGCTGCGGTGCGATCTCAAGAGCGCGCCGGCAATCGATGAGAGCGCGGTCGGGAAAGCGCATTTCGAGGTAGAGCTGGGCCCGGCCAAGCAGGGCGTCAATGGCCGACGGGTCGATGCCGACCGCCTGGTCAAAGTCCTCCAGGGCCCGGGCATGGCGCTGCTCAAGGCGGTAGACCAGGCCGCGATTGCAGAGGGCACGCAGATTGCCGGGGTCATAATCGATCGCCCTGGTGAAGTCGCGCAGCGCCTCCCGCTGGCGCCCGAGGGCGAAGAGCGCCATCCCCCGGTGATTGTAGATCAGGGCGCGAATTGGCCGGGCGAGGTGCATCGACAGGATGTCGCCATAGAGCTCCACCGCCCGTTCAAACTGCTGGTGGCTGTGCGCCTCGAGCGCCTTGAGCATCGCCTTCTCCAGGGGGCTCCCCAGGGCCGGAAGGAAGGATGACGGCTCTTCCCTCGCGGAAGCCGTCTCCTCCTCCGGATTTACCAGGACCGGCAGGGCCAGGGCCTGCTCCAGGGCGTTGCGGCGTTTATGGTTGAGGCGGCGGACGCTGCTCTGGTAATCGCGGATTTCCTGGAAGGTGATGTCGGAAAGGGTCAGCGTGGCATTGAGGGCGGCGAGCTTGCGGCGGATCGATTCATTGGGCCAGGCGAGGGAGGATTTGTAGACCAGCTCGTGTTCGACTTCGGCCCAGGCGTCCTGCAGGATGGTCCGCAACTGGATTTCGGCGACCCGGCGGGTATGGGGCGGGAGCGGGGCCGAGCCCTCTTCATCGCAACGGACCAGCAGGTGAACCGAATCGTAGCCGAACTCGCGAAAGGAATGTCCCGCCGCCTTGCGCTCAGTTTCGACGACCACGAACTCCTTGCGCAGCAAAGTCTCGATCATGGTGACATCTTCGAGGAAGGGACAGATGATGCGCAACCCGAAGAAGTCGGTGATGGTCGGGGGGCCCTGGCGCTTGCGGGCGCTGCGCTGAAGTTTTTCATGGTAGGCGTCAAATCCTTTCACCCGCTGCTTGATGGTCGGTGTCAGGCCGTTCTTTTCAAGCAGGTGGCGCACCCGAACTGCGAGGAGCTGCAGGGCCTCCTCCCAGGCGGGAAGCGCCGCAGAATAGAGCTCGCGGATTTTCGACCGGTCGGGAGGGGTGAAGGGTTTTTCAGCACGACGGGGCATGGCGTCCTGGCCTGGGAAAACAGGGGAAAACGTCCGGTACGACTGGAATGAATGCGGTCGAGCATGGGAGGAGCATTGGCCCGATGCAAGCTTAACAGAGTCCTGGCGGGTTGTCAGTTGCGGCCGAAGCCGCTGGCAGGATCAGCTTTTGCGGGGAAGGGGCCGGTAGCCGGGACAGCCGGTAGCGGTGGCATGGCCGCGATCTTCCGGGAAGTCCCGGCAATGATCGGGCTTGATGCGGTTGATGCCGCAGAGAACCTCAGCGGAGTCTGGTGCCGTCAGCAGCCAGGGGCAGGCTTCCACCTCGTCACCGGTGGCGGGGTCGAACCAGGCGAGGTGGAGCTGGTTGCCGGGGCCGAGGTCGAGGGTCTGGACGCGCATCAGGAGGTCGTCACGCTGCTGCCGGCGCCAGCGCTCCAAGTCGGCATCACTGACACAGCCGCGGTAGGCATCGACCAGGCTGCGGCAGCAGTGGCCGCAGCGGCGGCAGTTAAAGCCCGTTCTCGGCATCCGCTTCCAGCTCCACCGGCAGCTCCTCTTCGCCGGGACGCTCAAGGCTGATCGGCCCCAGGGTGCCGGCCCGCAGCTCCCGCAGCAGCAGCTCGGCGGCGCGTTGCAGGTCGACTTCGCCGCCACCGACGAGGCAGCCGCGGCGCCGGCCGATTTCGGTCAGCAGCTCAATGGGGGAGGGGGGGAGCGTCTCCAGCCTGTAGCGTGCGAGCAGGCGTTCGGGATACCGCTCGGCGAGGAAGGCGGCGGCAAACAGGCCGACATCCCTCGAATCGTAGGCGTTGGCACCGATGGCGCCGCTGGTGGCGAGGCGGTAGGCGGCGAGCTGGTTGCGCATGTCGGGCCAAAGCAGGCCCGGGGTGTCGAAGAGGAGGATGCCGTTGCGCAGGTCGATCTGCTGCTGGCAGGTGGTGATGGCCGGGCGGTCGCCGACCCGGGCGATCGAACGCCCGGCGAGGGTGTTGATCAACGTCGATTTGCCGACGTTGGGGATGCCGACAATAAGGGCGCGCAACGATTTGCCCGGCTTGCAGCGATGGGGGACGAGCCGGCGGCAGAGCTTGGTGATCTGCCCGGCGCTGAGGCGCGACTTCGCTTCCAGCGGCAGGCCGCGAACGCCGGCAGACGCTTCGAGATGCCGCACCCATTCGCGGGTGATTTCGGGGTCGGCGAGGTCCTGCTTGTTGAGCACCTTGATGCAGGGCTTGGTGCCGCGCAGCTGGGTCAGCAGCGGGTTGGCGCTCGCCGCCGGGAGGCGGGCATCGACGATCTCGATAATCAGATCGCAGGACTTGACGGCCTCGGCAATCTCGCGCCGCGCCTTTGCCATATGTCCGGGGTACCATTCGATCGCCATGGTTGCTCGTTGTCCCTTCGGGGCTGTCTGCCGCAGCGCACTGCCCGCCCTTTGTAGCACATCCCCCCGCCGGGGTGGAAATTTCTTTGCTGGATCGGCTCAATTGCTCCGTGGCTGGAAGGCGCAATATCCCGGTCGCGGCCCGATACGGGGGTGGTTGCGGCAGGTCGCCGGGCGCTGCGCATAGATGGTGCAAAGCCGGCTGTGCGGGTCGAGGAAGATGCAGTCGGCGTTGGCGCGGCGGGCGAGGGTGAAAATCTCGCTGCGGGCATTGAAATGGTCGATGAGGCCGGCCTTTTCGAGGCGGCGGGCGATCTGCCGCGCCGGCTCCGCGGCTTCAAAGGGATCGACCAGCCCCATCGTCACCAAATCGTCGATGCGTACCTCCACCGGCAGGCTGCAGTAGGTGCCGCGGCAATCCTGGCAGAGGGTGCGCTGGTAGCGGATCCAGGTGGTGGGATGATCGATATGGCAGGATGGAACGGCGCGCTTCATGACCGGTCTGGGTTTGCGGGTTGGGTTTTACCGCCGGGGGGACTGCCGCCCGGCGTCGGAGCGCGAGCATAAACCAGATCGGGGCCGAAAGCAACCGCGAAAGCCGGGCGCGATAAACCCCTCAGCGCCCCGCCCCTTCGAGATATTCGGACATCCCCTTCAGCGTATTGCCGAGAAAAATCCGTTCCCGGGCCTGGATGTCGCCGGGAAGCTCATCGATACGGCGATAGACCGGGTCGTGCTCGAGAAGCCAGGCGAAGAAGGCCTCTTCCCGGTAGTCCCCCGGGAAGGCCGCGGTCGCAGCCACCCCCTGCAGCCAGAGAACGAGCTGATCGCGGGCGATTTTCAGGTGCTGCATCGCCTTGTCGACCAGGCCGTAGTGGGCGAAGACCATGCGTTTCGGTCGCAGTTCCAGCATGCGGGCGAGGGAGTCGTCGGCGACTTCGGGGAGGAAACGCGGCGGCGTCGCCGGGCGCATGTAGATGGCGCCGGGAATCTCGGCGCGCACCCCGGCGACTTCGCCGGCAAAGAGGAGGTCGTCGAGGAGGTAGCAGCAGTGGTGGGCGGCGTGGCCGGGGGTGAGGTGAGCGCTCAGGCCCGGGGCGGGGGCGGCGTCAAAGCCGATCCGGTCGGCCGGGACCGGGACGATCGGCCCGTAGACCTCGGCGAGGGCGCCGAGCACCTGGCACGATCCCTGCCAGAGCTTTTCCGGGTCCACCAGGTGCCGCACCCCGTCCGGGTGGCAGAGGACCCGGGCCTCGGGATAGACCTTCAGCAGTTCGCCGGTGCCGCCGGCGTGGTCGATGTGGATGTGGGTCAGCAGGATATGGTCCAGGCAGCTGACGCCAAGGCGGCGCAGCTCGGCCAGCAGATGCGGGATGGTCGAGAGCGGCCCGGGATCGACCAGCAGGGTCGTCTCCTCCCCCTGGTAGAGCCAGGCGCTGATAAAATGCCGGAACCCCTCCAGGGTCGGCTGGTCGAGGTCGATGCAGTGCAGGCGGTCGAGCTTCATGGCGGCTCCTTGCTAATTTTTGGGTCATGATAATCAATTTCCCCGCCCGGTGCCACGGCTAAGCAACCGGACCTGGTTCCGTCGCCCGCAGGTCGCTGCTCCGCGCGAGCAGGAACTCGACGAAGGCGCGGTTGGCCCGCGACAGGTAGGCCCCCTTTTTCCAGGCAATCACCAGGTCGAGATAGAGCGGCGGGTCGAAGGGGATGGCGACCAGTTCCTCGTCATCGGCGACAACCATGCGTAGGAAGGTCGTGGCGCCCATCCCGCCCTTGACGAGAGACTTGACCAGGGTGAAGAGGTTGGTCTCAAAGACGATCTGCGGCCGCAGCCCGCTCTGTTTGAGTTTGTCGAAGATCAGCTCGCGCAGGAAGTACCCCTCCTTGTAGAAGACCAGCGGCTGGCGGGTGAACTCGGCGAAGGTGAGGGCGGTGCGGGCGGCCAGTGGGTGGCCGGAGGGGACACAGACCACCACCTCTTCGCGCAGGAAATGACGGGCTTCGAAGTTTTCCGGAAGCTGTCCCCCGGCGATCACCCCCATATCGATCTCCCCCTGGCTGATCAGCTTCTGGATGCGCCACGCCCCCTCGCCGAGGACCGCGAGCTGCAGCTGCGGGTAGCGCCGGGCAAAGTCGGCGATGATCGCCGGAAAGAAGTAGGAGCTCATCATCGGTGGGATGCCGACCCGCACCTCCCCCTTCTCCAGTCCGCGCAGGTCGGCCATCTCATCCTCGGCCGCCTGTAGGTCGGCGAGGATGCGGCGGGCGTGACCGAGCAGCACCTCTCCCTCGGCGGTGAGGGTAACCTTGCGATCCTGGCGCGAGAAGAGGGTCAGCTCCAATTCGTCTTCCAGCTTGCGGATCGCCATGCTCACCGCCGGCTGGGCGACGTTGAGATTCTCGGCGGCGCGGGTGAAATTGCTGAGCCGGGCGATGGTGGCAAAGGCCCTCAACTGTCGAATATCCATCTCTGTAACCTCCCATCCGCAAGCTTTCCCTGGGGGCCCTGTACCCGGGGCGCGCCCTTCAGCCTATAACAAAATATTACCGCAATGATAAGTTTAATATATTTTTCTTATCGTAGATCTGGTGCTAGGGTGATCGCAAGGAGAAAGTTTTTCTTTTGACCGGAGGCCGCCGTGACCACAGAACCGAGCTTCAAGGATCACTTCTCGAGCCAGGCGGCCGCCTACCGCAGCTACCGCCCCGACTACCCGCCGCTGCTTTTCGCCTGGCTCGCCGCTCAGTGCCCCCGGCACCAGGCCGCCTGGGATTGTGGTTGCGGCAACGGTCAGGCCGCTCTCGGTTTGACCCCCCACTTCGCAACCGTCTATGCGAGCGACCCGAGCACCGCCCAGGTTGCCGAAGCGATTCCCCACCCTGCCGTCCATTACTCGGTGGCCAGTGCCGAGGATTCACACCTTCCGGCAGCCGCCATCGACCTGGTGGTTGTCGCCCAGGCGCTGCACTGGTTTGACTTCGAGCGCTTCTACGCCGAGGTGCGCCGGGTGACCCGGCCCGGCGGGGTGCTGGCCGCGTTCAGTTACGGGGAAGTGCAGCTCGGGCCCGCGTTCGATCCGATCATCGATCATTTCTATCATGACGTCGTCGGTCCCTATTGGCCTCCCGAGCGGCGCCATGTCGACGCCGGATACCGCAGTATCCCCTTTCCCTTTGCCGAGATCACCGCTCCGTTTTTGGAACTGCAGGCCGATTGGGATCTCGACCATCTTCTCGGCTACCTGGGTACCTGGTCGGCGCTGCGCGGCTTTCGCCGCGCCACCGGCGACGACCCCCTGCCAAACCTGCGTCAGTCCCTGGTCCAGCAGTGGGGGGACCCGGCGCAGTGTCGGCCGGTGCGCTGGCCCCTGGCGCTTCGCGTCGGTCGCGTCGGAGGGGAGCCATGACCCCGGGCGCCGAAATCGCAGCGGGCCTGATCTGCAGCGGCACCCGCAGCTACCGCCGCATCAACCTCGCCTTCTTCGGCGCCGGCTTTGTCACTTTCATCACCCTCTACGATGTCCAGCCGCTGCTCCCTCTCTTTGCCGCTGAATACGGCGTGGCGCCGGCTCTGGCGAGCCTGCCCCTCTCCGTCGCCACTGCCGCCCTCGCCGTGACCATGCTCTTCGCCGGCACCCTCTCGGAGAGTTTCGGCCGCAAGCCGGTGATGGCCCTGGCGCTGATCGCCAGTTCCTGCCTCGCCCTGTTCACCGCGGTCAGCCAGGGGTTGCTGGCGCTGCTGGCGCTGCGGTTGTTGCAGGGCGCGGTTCTGGCCGGCTTGCCGGCGGTGGCGATGGCCTACCTCAGCGAGGAACTCGAGCCGGGCTCGGTCGCACCGGCGATGGGGCTCTATATCAGCGGCAATGCCATCGGCGGCATGAGTGGCCGGATCTTCACCGCGGCCCTCGCCGAGGCGACCTCCTGGCGCCTCGCCCTCGCCGCGGTCGGCATGCTCTGCCTGCTTCTCAGCCTCTGGTTCGTCGCCAGCCTCCCGCCTGGCCGCCAGGCCGTGCGCCGCCCCTTTCGCGGCCGTTACCTCGTCACCTCGCTGCTCGCCCATCTGCGGGACCCGGGCCTGCTCGGGCTCTTCGGCATCGCCTTTCTCGGTATGGGGAGTTTCGTCACCCTCTACAACTACCTCACCTTCCGGCTCCTGGCGCCCCCCTATACCCTCAGCCAGACCACGGTGAGCCTGATTTTCCTCGCCTATCTTGCCGGTTCCCTCAGCTCCTCCCTGGCCGGTCGCCTGAGCGGACGCTGGGGGCTGGCCAGCGTATTGCGCGGCGGATTGCTGCTGTTGGTCGCCGGCATCCTGCTGACCCTGCTCCATCCCCTGTTTCTGGTGATCGCCGGGGTGGTTTGCTGTACTGTTGGCTTCTTCGCCGTCCACAGCGTCGCCTCGAGCTGGGTCGGACGGCGGGCCCGTTCGGCCCGGGCGCAGGCCTCCTCCCTCTACCTTTTCAGTTACTACCTCGGGTCGAGCGTGTGCGGAACGCTGGGCGGGTACTTCTGGAGTGGCGCCGGTTGGGGCGGG is a window encoding:
- the ltrA gene encoding group II intron reverse transcriptase/maturase, whose translation is MTTRAAEVPVEIPGAVPEGSGRKPPEHGSGASNVTATRDPSWTKAERGLMEDVVSRPNMMAALERVEANKGAPGIDEMTTGELRGFLKEKWPTIREELLNGTYRPQPVRKVEIEKPDGGVRTLGIPTVCDRLIQQALHQVLTPLFDPDFSESSYGYRPGRSAWQAVRAARRHVADGKRWVVDIDLEKFFDRVNHDILMSRVARKVEDKRVLLLIRRYLQAGVLEGGLVSQRVEGTPQGGPLSPLLSNILLDAFDKELERRGHAFCRYADDCNIYVQTRRSGQRVMASLTRFLEERLALKVNVAKSAVDRPWKRVFLGYSMTFHKKPRLKVAESRVKRFKAGLRKVCRRGRGRSLAQVIKEITPKLRGWASYFRLAEVKGIFEELDKWLRRKLRCILWRQWKRPYTRAKRLMQRGLPEARAWKSATNGRGPWWNSGASHMNEAYPTSFFRYLGLIRLTDQHRRFQSAL
- a CDS encoding RelA/SpoT domain-containing protein, encoding MPRRAEKPFTPPDRSKIRELYSAALPAWEEALQLLAVRVRHLLEKNGLTPTIKQRVKGFDAYHEKLQRSARKRQGPPTITDFFGLRIICPFLEDVTMIETLLRKEFVVVETERKAAGHSFREFGYDSVHLLVRCDEEGSAPLPPHTRRVAEIQLRTILQDAWAEVEHELVYKSSLAWPNESIRRKLAALNATLTLSDITFQEIRDYQSSVRRLNHKRRNALEQALALPVLVNPEEETASAREEPSSFLPALGSPLEKAMLKALEAHSHQQFERAVELYGDILSMHLARPIRALIYNHRGMALFALGRQREALRDFTRAIDYDPGNLRALCNRGLVYRLEQRHARALEDFDQAVGIDPSAIDALLGRAQLYLEMRFPDRALIDCRRALEIAPQLSAALALEEKIRRQFFTG
- a CDS encoding YkgJ family cysteine cluster protein; its protein translation is MPRTGFNCRRCGHCCRSLVDAYRGCVSDADLERWRRQQRDDLLMRVQTLDLGPGNQLHLAWFDPATGDEVEACPWLLTAPDSAEVLCGINRIKPDHCRDFPEDRGHATATGCPGYRPLPRKS
- the ylqF gene encoding ribosome biogenesis GTPase YlqF produces the protein MAIEWYPGHMAKARREIAEAVKSCDLIIEIVDARLPAASANPLLTQLRGTKPCIKVLNKQDLADPEITREWVRHLEASAGVRGLPLEAKSRLSAGQITKLCRRLVPHRCKPGKSLRALIVGIPNVGKSTLINTLAGRSIARVGDRPAITTCQQQIDLRNGILLFDTPGLLWPDMRNQLAAYRLATSGAIGANAYDSRDVGLFAAAFLAERYPERLLARYRLETLPPSPIELLTEIGRRRGCLVGGGEVDLQRAAELLLRELRAGTLGPISLERPGEEELPVELEADAENGL
- a CDS encoding YkgJ family cysteine cluster protein, whose protein sequence is MKRAVPSCHIDHPTTWIRYQRTLCQDCRGTYCSLPVEVRIDDLVTMGLVDPFEAAEPARQIARRLEKAGLIDHFNARSEIFTLARRANADCIFLDPHSRLCTIYAQRPATCRNHPRIGPRPGYCAFQPRSN
- a CDS encoding MBL fold metallo-hydrolase; this encodes MKLDRLHCIDLDQPTLEGFRHFISAWLYQGEETTLLVDPGPLSTIPHLLAELRRLGVSCLDHILLTHIHIDHAGGTGELLKVYPEARVLCHPDGVRHLVDPEKLWQGSCQVLGALAEVYGPIVPVPADRIGFDAAPAPGLSAHLTPGHAAHHCCYLLDDLLFAGEVAGVRAEIPGAIYMRPATPPRFLPEVADDSLARMLELRPKRMVFAHYGLVDKAMQHLKIARDQLVLWLQGVAATAAFPGDYREEAFFAWLLEHDPVYRRIDELPGDIQARERIFLGNTLKGMSEYLEGAGR
- a CDS encoding LysR family transcriptional regulator yields the protein MDIRQLRAFATIARLSNFTRAAENLNVAQPAVSMAIRKLEDELELTLFSRQDRKVTLTAEGEVLLGHARRILADLQAAEDEMADLRGLEKGEVRVGIPPMMSSYFFPAIIADFARRYPQLQLAVLGEGAWRIQKLISQGEIDMGVIAGGQLPENFEARHFLREEVVVCVPSGHPLAARTALTFAEFTRQPLVFYKEGYFLRELIFDKLKQSGLRPQIVFETNLFTLVKSLVKGGMGATTFLRMVVADDEELVAIPFDPPLYLDLVIAWKKGAYLSRANRAFVEFLLARSSDLRATEPGPVA
- a CDS encoding class I SAM-dependent methyltransferase yields the protein MTTEPSFKDHFSSQAAAYRSYRPDYPPLLFAWLAAQCPRHQAAWDCGCGNGQAALGLTPHFATVYASDPSTAQVAEAIPHPAVHYSVASAEDSHLPAAAIDLVVVAQALHWFDFERFYAEVRRVTRPGGVLAAFSYGEVQLGPAFDPIIDHFYHDVVGPYWPPERRHVDAGYRSIPFPFAEITAPFLELQADWDLDHLLGYLGTWSALRGFRRATGDDPLPNLRQSLVQQWGDPAQCRPVRWPLALRVGRVGGEP
- a CDS encoding MFS transporter, with the translated sequence MTPGAEIAAGLICSGTRSYRRINLAFFGAGFVTFITLYDVQPLLPLFAAEYGVAPALASLPLSVATAALAVTMLFAGTLSESFGRKPVMALALIASSCLALFTAVSQGLLALLALRLLQGAVLAGLPAVAMAYLSEELEPGSVAPAMGLYISGNAIGGMSGRIFTAALAEATSWRLALAAVGMLCLLLSLWFVASLPPGRQAVRRPFRGRYLVTSLLAHLRDPGLLGLFGIAFLGMGSFVTLYNYLTFRLLAPPYTLSQTTVSLIFLAYLAGSLSSSLAGRLSGRWGLASVLRGGLLLLVAGILLTLLHPLFLVIAGVVCCTVGFFAVHSVASSWVGRRARSARAQASSLYLFSYYLGSSVCGTLGGYFWSGAGWGGVVGMVGLLLAMALALAGWLGRFDAVHSPLSVAQATQTGCSR